The Candidatus Hydrogenedentota bacterium genome includes a window with the following:
- the tnpA gene encoding IS200/IS605 family transposase, translating to MSHTHFAVYQHIVFSTKNRQPHLSPAFEKELHPYLAAAINNQGCRALMVGGHRDHIHALVSMGKAILTSDLVKEIKRTSSVWAKGKTPDLREFAWQEGYGAFSVSYSNLEQVREYIVHQATHHGQMSWEDEYRALLDRHGVAYDKRFFLG from the coding sequence ATGAGCCACACGCACTTCGCCGTCTACCAACACATCGTATTCAGCACGAAAAACCGCCAACCGCACCTCTCACCCGCGTTCGAGAAGGAACTTCATCCCTACCTCGCCGCCGCCATCAATAACCAGGGCTGCCGTGCCCTCATGGTCGGCGGCCACCGGGACCACATCCACGCGCTGGTGAGCATGGGCAAGGCGATTCTGACCAGCGACCTCGTGAAAGAGATTAAACGAACCTCGTCCGTCTGGGCAAAGGGAAAAACGCCAGACCTCCGCGAATTCGCGTGGCAAGAGGGGTATGGCGCGTTCTCCGTGAGTTATTCCAACCTCGAGCAGGTTCGTGAATACATAGTGCATCAGGCCACGCATCACGGACAGATGAGTTGGGAAGATGAATACCGAGCCCTGCTCGACCGACACGGTGTCGCATATGACAAACGATTCTTCCTTGGTTGA